One window from the genome of Fulvivirga lutea encodes:
- a CDS encoding sensor histidine kinase: MATKFFLYVVIITWLTSCQNISDNPITSCIASQKPGIHSPNCQLKLASFSNEVHKDASEPVATSLFYVFDTSQWPARWNCGVWSPAHGWLYIISDIITWLAYFSIPGVLGFYYIKKQREIPFKYVYLLFITFILACGLTHLIDAIIFWWPAYKLSAWLRFFTAIVSSISVVALVKIAPSVMEYKGPNAIKEIFSKKVTQLSMLNDQLQEEVKKRSEAEQRLQQLNDSLRISEEKFTSILEYSAIGMAIVSLEGDFLDVNNSLCNTLGYAQDELKSLNYLDITHKDDLAITREMISKMNNLEIKNYELEKRYYHKNGNLLWGQTNVTAAYDSNGQLQYFIKQIQDVTEKRRQEIEKQKINKQLEQKIISLKTINEELDSFTYSVSHDLRSPLRSINGFGQALKEDYSEKLDELGKSYLKRIIKAAIKMGGLIDDLLNLSRISRKPLKFEPVNLSEICQQIIDEKEGLDKYDFQIDKEMKAHGDLNLLTIAAENLINNAIKYSSKVAHPLIQIGVDQTDKVFYIKDNGVGFDTNHSDKLFGPFQRLHKQEEFEGVGIGLAIVKRIITKHGGSIWAESKVNNGATFYFKLDETAR; the protein is encoded by the coding sequence TTGGCGACAAAATTCTTCTTATATGTTGTCATAATAACTTGGCTTACGAGTTGTCAGAATATCTCAGACAATCCTATAACTTCATGTATTGCATCACAAAAACCAGGAATTCATTCTCCTAACTGTCAATTAAAGTTAGCTTCATTCTCAAATGAAGTCCATAAGGATGCTTCGGAGCCAGTTGCCACGAGCCTATTTTATGTTTTTGATACAAGTCAATGGCCGGCAAGATGGAATTGTGGAGTATGGTCTCCTGCACATGGATGGTTATACATAATCTCAGATATTATTACCTGGCTTGCATATTTTTCTATTCCGGGTGTGCTAGGGTTTTACTATATAAAGAAACAAAGAGAGATACCATTCAAATATGTCTACCTTCTATTCATTACTTTCATTTTAGCTTGTGGTTTAACACATTTAATTGATGCTATTATTTTTTGGTGGCCCGCATATAAACTAAGCGCCTGGTTGAGGTTTTTCACTGCAATTGTATCAAGTATTTCTGTAGTAGCCTTGGTTAAGATTGCTCCTTCTGTGATGGAATACAAGGGGCCCAACGCTATTAAGGAGATATTCTCTAAAAAAGTTACTCAACTTTCTATGCTTAATGATCAGCTACAAGAAGAGGTGAAAAAACGTAGTGAAGCCGAACAACGACTACAACAGCTTAACGATTCACTCAGAATAAGTGAAGAGAAGTTTACCTCCATTTTAGAATACTCTGCTATTGGGATGGCAATAGTTTCATTGGAAGGTGATTTTTTAGATGTTAATAACTCCCTCTGCAATACTTTAGGTTATGCCCAAGACGAATTAAAAAGCCTAAATTATCTGGACATCACCCACAAAGATGACTTAGCGATTACCCGTGAAATGATTTCAAAAATGAACAATCTGGAAATTAAAAACTATGAACTAGAAAAAAGGTACTACCATAAAAATGGAAACTTACTTTGGGGCCAGACTAATGTTACCGCAGCTTATGATTCAAATGGGCAGTTGCAATATTTTATCAAGCAAATACAGGATGTCACGGAAAAGAGGCGTCAGGAAATAGAAAAGCAAAAAATTAATAAACAATTAGAGCAAAAGATTATCAGCTTAAAAACCATCAACGAGGAACTTGACTCTTTTACTTACAGCGTATCCCATGACCTACGGTCACCATTAAGAAGTATTAATGGATTCGGACAAGCCTTGAAAGAAGACTATTCAGAAAAGTTGGATGAGTTAGGTAAATCGTATTTAAAAAGAATTATCAAGGCGGCCATAAAAATGGGCGGTTTGATTGATGATTTATTGAATCTATCAAGAATATCAAGGAAACCATTAAAATTTGAGCCTGTCAACTTATCTGAAATTTGTCAACAAATTATTGATGAAAAAGAAGGTTTGGATAAATATGACTTTCAAATTGATAAAGAAATGAAAGCACATGGTGACCTTAATCTTCTAACCATTGCTGCTGAGAATTTAATTAATAATGCCATCAAATATTCTTCAAAAGTCGCACATCCGTTAATACAAATAGGAGTTGACCAAACTGATAAAGTTTTTTACATCAAGGACAATGGTGTCGGTTTTGACACCAACCACTCTGATAAATTATTTGGTCCTTTTCAAAGATTGCATAAGCAAGAAGAGTTTGAGGGTGTCGGAATAGGCCTGGCTATAGTAAAGAGAATAATCACCAAACATGGTGGCAGTATTTGGGCGGAAAGTAAGGTAAATAACGGAGCTACCTTCTATTTCAAACTTGATGAAACAGCGAGATGA
- a CDS encoding DUF7793 family protein, translating into MKRTKKGIVLRTGRHWIKGAIFYSELFVSEDFPIVDRQAITEHIDILDDFIGNKKMLFLSDVSTSDNILSFDALRVWGGNESLNKHRLAEAFVVSSLADVYFFKQYIRLNDLAYQAKVFNDKKEAVNWLSEL; encoded by the coding sequence GTGAAACGTACAAAAAAAGGTATTGTATTAAGAACCGGAAGGCACTGGATTAAAGGGGCGATATTTTATTCAGAACTATTTGTATCAGAAGATTTTCCAATTGTAGATCGTCAAGCGATAACAGAGCACATTGACATTCTCGATGATTTTATTGGAAATAAGAAAATGCTGTTTTTAAGTGACGTTTCAACATCTGATAATATACTCAGTTTTGATGCCCTAAGGGTTTGGGGGGGTAACGAGTCGCTCAATAAACATCGGTTAGCTGAGGCGTTTGTAGTTAGCTCATTAGCTGATGTATATTTTTTTAAGCAGTACATCAGATTAAACGATTTGGCATATCAGGCTAAAGTATTTAATGATAAAAAGGAAGCAGTTAATTGGTTAAGTGAATTATGA
- a CDS encoding response regulator, translating into MKRKILLVEDNEDDVILTLRAFKKNNILNEVVVARDGEEALDLLFGSEERKPIKPSIILLDLKLPKLSGLEVLKRIRENESTKNFPVVIMTTSNQEDDVVKCYENGANSYVRKPVDFTSFVDAVGQLGLYWLVINYPYPETE; encoded by the coding sequence ATGAAAAGAAAGATTTTACTAGTGGAAGACAATGAAGATGATGTAATACTTACGCTTCGTGCCTTTAAAAAAAATAATATTTTAAATGAGGTAGTAGTGGCCAGAGATGGGGAAGAAGCCCTTGATTTATTGTTTGGCTCAGAAGAAAGAAAACCCATCAAACCCTCAATAATTCTACTCGACTTGAAATTACCAAAATTAAGCGGATTGGAAGTTTTAAAAAGGATAAGAGAAAACGAAAGCACCAAAAATTTTCCTGTGGTTATTATGACTACTTCCAATCAGGAAGATGATGTAGTTAAATGCTATGAAAATGGCGCCAATAGTTATGTAAGGAAGCCTGTAGACTTTACCAGCTTTGTAGATGCAGTTGGTCAACTCGGCTTGTATTGGCTCGTCATTAACTATCCATATCCAGAAACTGAATAG
- a CDS encoding hybrid sensor histidine kinase/response regulator — MDKSIKILVVEDEVEDYELIRLELKKANLQFQSKRVASKDELYNECNSLEYDLILCDNKLPAMDATSALKIVREVNQEIPFIIVSGTIGEENAVKLMRLGANDYVNKANQNRLIAVLKREIKEYEVKKSQKEYRKNLVLSELRYKNLMESISDIFFAIDDKLHLLFWNTATEREFQKKVELNAHLLSLFPEWAEEELLITIQKTIDTGQKQTFNLRSQIKNKIEYFEGTATSSNFGATVLIRKVTEKYLNQKNLEKLNNELEVLLYRIGHDLKGPVSSVEGLLNIMQMTSDYDKEKFINMMSVRVGHLKKTLKVLRDVANIKYGKYIQYEIHVNQAIQEIIDSISSNYNTSLVSINTLIDKKLKIKGDILLFKSIIQNLIENAIKYGADVNGRVTIELEIRESGNDILIKILDSGKGIPEPLQDKIFDMFYRGDERSDGSGLGLYIVKQAVEKLHGKIAVTTEVNKGTLFTILIPHSEQLQLNTQ; from the coding sequence ATGGATAAATCAATTAAAATATTAGTTGTAGAGGATGAAGTCGAGGATTATGAATTAATACGTCTCGAACTTAAGAAGGCTAACTTACAATTTCAGTCTAAGCGGGTAGCTTCCAAAGATGAATTGTATAATGAGTGTAATTCATTAGAATACGATTTGATCTTATGCGATAATAAACTTCCGGCTATGGATGCTACGTCAGCTCTTAAAATTGTTCGTGAAGTAAATCAGGAAATTCCATTCATTATTGTTTCTGGTACTATTGGAGAAGAGAATGCAGTAAAATTAATGCGTTTAGGAGCAAATGACTATGTGAATAAAGCAAATCAGAATCGCCTGATTGCAGTATTGAAGAGAGAGATTAAAGAATATGAAGTAAAGAAAAGTCAGAAAGAATATAGAAAGAACTTAGTTCTGAGTGAGCTCAGATATAAGAATCTAATGGAAAGTATCTCTGACATATTCTTTGCCATTGACGATAAACTTCATTTGTTATTTTGGAATACAGCTACAGAGAGGGAATTTCAAAAGAAAGTAGAATTAAACGCCCATTTGCTTTCGTTATTTCCAGAGTGGGCGGAGGAAGAGCTACTTATTACTATACAAAAGACAATTGACACTGGACAAAAGCAAACATTCAATCTGAGGAGTCAAATTAAAAACAAAATCGAATACTTTGAGGGCACAGCTACCTCTTCAAATTTTGGTGCTACTGTCTTAATACGAAAAGTAACCGAAAAGTACTTAAATCAAAAAAATCTGGAGAAGCTCAATAATGAATTGGAGGTTTTACTTTACAGAATTGGTCATGATTTGAAGGGACCTGTATCTTCTGTTGAAGGTCTGTTAAATATCATGCAAATGACCTCTGATTATGATAAGGAAAAGTTCATCAATATGATGTCTGTGAGGGTTGGTCATTTAAAAAAAACATTGAAAGTACTTCGTGATGTAGCCAACATAAAATATGGGAAATACATCCAGTACGAAATACATGTTAATCAGGCAATTCAAGAAATAATTGATTCTATTTCGTCAAATTATAATACAAGCTTGGTCTCCATAAATACACTTATTGATAAGAAGCTAAAGATAAAAGGAGATATTTTATTATTTAAAAGCATCATTCAAAACCTGATTGAAAATGCGATTAAATATGGCGCTGATGTCAATGGCAGGGTTACTATTGAGCTGGAAATAAGGGAATCAGGCAATGATATATTAATTAAAATTCTAGATTCCGGGAAGGGCATACCAGAACCACTGCAGGATAAAATATTTGACATGTTTTATAGAGGAGATGAGAGATCTGACGGGTCGGGATTGGGACTATATATTGTTAAGCAAGCAGTAGAAAAATTACATGGTAAAATAGCTGTAACAACTGAAGTTAATAAAGGTACGCTATTCACCATACTCATACCTCATTCCGAGCAATTACAATTAAATACCCAATAG
- a CDS encoding sigma 54-interacting transcriptional regulator — MVNSLHNTLKSIGHILDQIDHHICLLNEQGDILLVNKAWKDFASENGAVHTSFEGANYFHASNKCEAEVEKFIAEVKKILSRKKEYAEVAYPCHSPTQKRWFKAKARQIIVEDQLHAIIIHENQTTEVGLADEIELLLKISEIIHHEEDFLKALNEVLKLLCDFSQWTLAEIWLPQEEASLLKYSGACYCKKRDLQAFCEAAKEIRFEKGVGLPGRVWATKKYLWIENLAESKDFLRAEIANELGINSGLALPILFNDSIHGIMAFFHDGTKKKDQHLSELIFSICKHLGLLYHQKNLADRLKKEKIFMRSIADDQSEMIVRWKPDGKRLFVNRAYCEKLGITEEEALGTSFYDQIPANSLVRVKKIINELTPDNPVNYDRNQMILADGSIEWHQWMNRAFFNEEGKPIEYQSVGQNITTAVESQAKLEENKERLQLTLESAKVGTFDWYPKEDQLFWDDRLFEIFEVEPTLNIDLNAHFFNVVHPDDKERVTREFQESLTEGGRSSHEIEYRIVINGKTKYILAHSRIFRDKSGEVIRMLGASQDITEIREAENFLQLVLDSASIGTFENYPQQDISNFDNKFREIFGIDKDEKEELSEAFFSRIHHDDLDKVRSHYEERIKRNGLNEINLEYRIVVGGKVKNILGYGQVIRDGKGEASRIVGTVQDITPLRESEERMRKSEERYRNIFNQQFQYSAFLDMEGKILEINDLALKTQRVSKESFVGRYFWNSPGWEGDNNLQRKVKKQIDRLKDKGESFITEDEFTDPLGQIHYSTSHYSLIRNQKGEPENILVQAIDVTNEKRSKKEVIERERKLSLIYSNTNDFILLIRCEEKRYVLEEINDRSIELLKFFELNIPKSRLIGISMREVYEDLIKYPKEKVEERIKNFDLIKDNRKHISYQQSIQTGLGLLVTSVDVVPVIQADKVTHLLMVAKDITENYLGQKKLEEAYEEVKKLKAQLEQENIYLQEEIKQANDFENMVFKSKEFRSVLNKVEQVANTDATVLITGETGTGKELIARAIHNVSNRSVKPMIKLNAAAIPKDLIESELFGYEKGAFTGATTSKPGKFELADGGSIFLDEIGDMTMDLQVKILRVLQEGEVERLGSTSTKKVDVRVITATNKDLEEAVKEGKFREDLFYRLNVFPIKIPPLRSRPDDVPILVQHFISKYNLKHSKNVNVIPKTVMDYLRAYTWPGNIRELENTIERAIILSSGETFDLPEVVNSAFTQEKWEHDNSLDVVMQNHIRQVLKSCNWKIEGENGAAVQLKIKPSTLRDKMKKFNIERPN; from the coding sequence ATGGTTAATTCATTGCATAATACTCTTAAGTCTATCGGGCACATCCTTGATCAAATTGACCATCATATTTGTTTATTAAATGAACAGGGTGATATACTTCTGGTTAATAAGGCATGGAAGGATTTTGCGAGTGAAAATGGTGCAGTACACACTTCCTTTGAAGGCGCCAATTATTTCCATGCTAGTAACAAATGCGAGGCGGAAGTTGAGAAATTTATAGCCGAGGTCAAAAAAATACTTTCACGTAAAAAAGAGTATGCTGAAGTAGCGTACCCTTGTCATTCCCCAACTCAAAAAAGATGGTTTAAAGCTAAGGCCAGGCAAATTATAGTTGAAGATCAGCTTCATGCGATTATTATACATGAAAATCAAACTACAGAAGTTGGCCTGGCAGATGAAATTGAGCTCTTATTAAAAATATCAGAAATCATCCACCACGAAGAAGATTTTTTAAAAGCGCTTAATGAGGTTCTAAAACTATTATGCGATTTTTCTCAATGGACGTTAGCTGAAATTTGGCTCCCACAAGAAGAAGCTTCACTGCTTAAATATAGTGGCGCTTGTTATTGTAAGAAAAGAGATCTGCAAGCTTTTTGTGAAGCCGCCAAAGAAATCAGATTTGAAAAAGGAGTTGGACTACCTGGAAGAGTTTGGGCAACAAAGAAATATTTATGGATCGAAAATTTAGCTGAAAGTAAAGACTTTTTAAGAGCTGAAATTGCAAATGAATTGGGAATTAATTCAGGCCTCGCACTTCCTATTTTATTTAATGATTCGATTCATGGTATCATGGCTTTTTTTCATGATGGTACGAAGAAAAAGGACCAACATTTATCGGAGTTAATATTTAGTATTTGCAAGCATCTCGGACTTTTATATCATCAAAAAAATCTGGCAGACCGACTAAAAAAGGAAAAAATATTTATGAGATCCATAGCTGATGACCAGTCAGAGATGATCGTGCGTTGGAAGCCAGATGGAAAGCGGTTATTTGTTAATCGTGCATACTGTGAAAAATTAGGTATTACTGAGGAGGAGGCACTAGGTACAAGCTTCTACGATCAAATCCCGGCCAATAGCCTAGTAAGAGTAAAAAAAATCATAAATGAGCTAACACCTGACAATCCTGTCAATTACGACAGAAATCAAATGATACTAGCCGATGGTAGCATCGAATGGCATCAGTGGATGAATCGGGCTTTTTTTAATGAGGAAGGCAAACCAATCGAATATCAAAGTGTAGGGCAAAATATAACAACAGCGGTAGAATCTCAGGCCAAATTAGAAGAAAATAAAGAACGGCTGCAATTAACTTTAGAGTCCGCAAAAGTCGGCACATTTGATTGGTACCCAAAAGAAGATCAACTTTTCTGGGATGATCGATTATTCGAAATATTTGAAGTAGAGCCAACTCTAAATATAGACCTAAATGCTCACTTTTTTAATGTAGTACACCCTGACGATAAAGAGCGAGTGACGAGAGAATTTCAAGAATCTTTAACAGAAGGTGGCAGAAGTAGTCATGAAATAGAATATCGGATTGTAATAAATGGAAAGACTAAATATATCCTAGCACATAGTCGAATATTCAGGGATAAAAGTGGAGAAGTTATTCGAATGTTGGGAGCCTCACAAGACATCACTGAAATTCGAGAGGCAGAAAATTTTCTTCAATTAGTATTGGATTCTGCCAGTATTGGAACATTTGAAAATTACCCTCAACAAGATATATCCAATTTTGATAATAAGTTCAGGGAAATATTTGGCATTGATAAGGATGAAAAGGAAGAGCTATCAGAAGCCTTTTTTAGTAGAATTCATCATGATGATTTGGATAAAGTAAGATCCCATTACGAGGAGAGGATTAAAAGAAATGGGCTCAATGAAATTAATCTCGAATATCGGATTGTGGTAGGTGGTAAAGTCAAAAATATCCTTGGTTATGGTCAGGTCATTAGAGATGGTAAAGGAGAAGCTTCACGGATCGTGGGAACTGTTCAAGACATCACTCCTCTAAGGGAGTCAGAAGAAAGGATGCGGAAAAGTGAAGAGCGCTATAGAAATATTTTCAATCAACAATTTCAATATAGTGCGTTTCTAGATATGGAGGGTAAAATATTGGAAATTAATGACTTAGCTCTAAAAACCCAGAGAGTTTCAAAAGAGAGTTTTGTAGGGCGGTATTTTTGGAATTCACCGGGGTGGGAAGGCGACAACAATTTACAAAGGAAAGTAAAAAAACAAATTGATAGATTAAAAGATAAGGGTGAATCATTTATAACTGAAGACGAGTTTACTGATCCCTTAGGACAAATACATTACTCAACATCACATTACAGTTTGATACGGAATCAGAAAGGTGAGCCTGAAAACATCCTCGTCCAGGCAATTGATGTAACAAATGAAAAACGATCCAAAAAAGAAGTAATAGAAAGGGAGCGTAAGCTTTCTCTCATATATAGTAATACAAATGATTTTATTCTATTAATTCGATGTGAAGAGAAAAGATACGTACTTGAAGAGATAAATGATAGAAGTATAGAGTTACTTAAGTTCTTTGAACTCAACATTCCAAAATCAAGGCTGATCGGAATCTCTATGAGAGAGGTGTATGAAGATTTAATCAAATATCCTAAAGAAAAAGTTGAAGAAAGGATTAAGAATTTTGATCTAATAAAAGATAATCGAAAACATATATCTTATCAACAAAGTATACAAACTGGTTTAGGGTTGCTTGTAACATCTGTAGATGTTGTTCCAGTCATTCAAGCAGATAAAGTAACTCATCTTCTGATGGTAGCTAAGGATATTACAGAAAATTACTTGGGACAAAAGAAACTAGAAGAGGCTTATGAAGAAGTAAAAAAGCTTAAAGCCCAACTGGAGCAAGAAAACATTTATCTGCAAGAGGAAATTAAACAGGCCAATGACTTCGAAAATATGGTCTTTAAAAGTAAGGAATTCCGTAGTGTTCTAAACAAAGTAGAACAGGTAGCCAATACGGATGCTACAGTTTTGATTACAGGGGAAACGGGAACAGGTAAGGAGCTTATTGCAAGAGCCATTCATAACGTAAGTAACCGTTCTGTGAAACCTATGATTAAATTAAATGCTGCTGCCATACCCAAAGACCTTATTGAAAGCGAGCTATTTGGTTATGAGAAAGGGGCATTTACCGGAGCTACCACAAGTAAACCGGGTAAGTTTGAATTAGCGGATGGTGGCTCAATTTTTCTTGACGAAATAGGAGATATGACGATGGACCTTCAAGTAAAAATTTTGAGGGTATTACAAGAAGGTGAAGTAGAAAGATTAGGTAGTACGTCAACTAAAAAAGTTGATGTAAGGGTCATTACTGCTACAAATAAAGATTTGGAAGAGGCGGTAAAAGAAGGGAAATTCAGAGAAGATCTTTTTTACAGGTTAAATGTTTTTCCTATTAAAATCCCACCATTACGATCCCGGCCGGATGATGTGCCTATACTCGTACAACACTTTATATCTAAATATAACCTTAAACACAGCAAGAATGTGAATGTAATTCCTAAAACTGTTATGGATTATTTGAGAGCTTACACATGGCCGGGTAATATAAGGGAGCTTGAAAATACTATTGAAAGAGCAATCATTCTAAGTTCTGGTGAAACATTTGATTTACCCGAAGTAGTAAACAGCGCGTTTACCCAGGAAAAATGGGAACATGATAATTCTTTGGATGTCGTAATGCAGAATCATATTCGCCAAGTATTGAAATCTTGTAATTGGAAAATTGAAGGTGAAAACGGAGCAGCAGTTCAACTGAAAATTAAACCAAGTACGCTACGTGATAAGATGAAAAAATTTAACATCGAACGTCCGAATTAA
- a CDS encoding PAS domain S-box protein, whose protein sequence is MIENDANKNNEEKFTNELIKILIVEDSVDDYELILRVINRSGLNAETKRVESPTELRDALKDNKDWNLIISDYSLPGFNAIEALRITKEINPHIPFILVSGTVGEETAVEAMKMGADDFILKDNIIDNHESRFIPAIKREIVDYRNQLKMLKTKSLLDKSRLYYQLLAQNVQDLVCIHDTTGEFSWVSPSSIKVLGYSQEELLSCSYFSLIHPDDVNRVKDLVFKHIQSGAIVELQRFKYKIKRKDQNYIHLETLAEPIYMHGELHNIVSTSRDITEQIQAYKLLEENQAKYESVLESMTEGVALVDSEEKILNANKSAKHFLKIEELDQITFSKLIFNNFAVFDSENNPLQRSDFFTVKEDINEKTQFNFIYKLKNGSKHKWLIFNSAPYSIHEEKLGAVISFRDVTSSYESEKKLNRLAQELVQLIKTANAPIFGIDKDGKITEWNDFAQNITGYAKKEVLGKNLFEKFVMVNEQEKVRDFISFIIEDGITSNCELSLKTKSGEIVIFLFSGNTRIDFETGDVGIICVGQDITELIEYRNHLEYRVEERTRDLKAALEKEKELVLMQTKFVSMASHEFRTPLSSIKFAADYIKNYYLKIDWEKVNVKLENIIEQADHMTHLLDDILEIGKDKAGKIKVEKSVFNLKEHCEKLIIEVQNQSKNSHVVDFKFSSTKEEVYLDNKLIRNIINNLLNNAIKFSPERDVVKLDVSINNDLIIIIVEDKGIGIPENELGNIYNEFYRSKNATSIQGTGLGLSIIKKAVNLLKGTIELESKIEKGTKFKVTLPLKE, encoded by the coding sequence ATGATAGAAAATGATGCTAATAAGAATAACGAAGAGAAATTCACCAATGAATTGATCAAAATATTAATCGTAGAAGATTCAGTGGATGACTATGAGTTAATCTTAAGGGTTATAAATCGATCAGGTCTTAACGCTGAGACGAAACGAGTAGAATCTCCTACCGAATTGCGAGATGCACTGAAAGATAATAAGGACTGGAATTTAATCATCAGTGATTACAGTCTCCCCGGATTTAACGCCATTGAGGCCTTGCGCATCACAAAAGAAATTAACCCTCACATACCCTTTATACTTGTTTCTGGTACTGTGGGAGAAGAAACCGCAGTAGAGGCCATGAAAATGGGGGCAGATGATTTTATTTTAAAAGATAATATTATAGATAACCATGAATCACGGTTTATTCCTGCGATCAAAAGAGAGATTGTAGATTATAGAAATCAACTTAAAATGTTGAAAACTAAAAGTCTACTCGACAAAAGTCGGTTGTATTATCAGTTGTTGGCTCAGAATGTACAGGATTTGGTATGTATTCATGATACCACCGGAGAGTTTTCCTGGGTAAGCCCCTCATCCATAAAGGTATTGGGGTATTCTCAGGAAGAGCTTCTATCATGCTCCTATTTTTCATTGATACATCCTGATGATGTAAATAGAGTAAAGGACTTGGTTTTTAAGCACATACAAAGTGGAGCAATAGTAGAACTACAAAGATTCAAATACAAAATCAAACGCAAAGATCAAAATTACATCCATCTGGAGACACTTGCAGAACCAATTTACATGCATGGTGAACTTCACAATATTGTAAGCACCTCTAGAGATATCACTGAACAAATACAGGCTTACAAGCTACTTGAAGAAAATCAGGCCAAATATGAAAGTGTACTGGAATCTATGACTGAAGGAGTAGCCTTAGTTGACTCAGAAGAAAAAATTTTAAATGCAAACAAGAGTGCCAAACACTTTTTGAAAATCGAAGAGTTGGACCAAATAACTTTTTCAAAATTGATTTTCAATAATTTTGCAGTATTTGATAGTGAAAACAATCCTTTGCAGAGATCCGACTTTTTTACAGTTAAAGAGGACATTAACGAAAAGACTCAATTTAATTTTATTTATAAGCTAAAAAATGGCTCTAAACACAAATGGTTGATCTTTAATAGTGCTCCTTATAGCATCCATGAAGAAAAACTTGGAGCAGTTATTTCATTTAGGGATGTAACCAGCTCTTATGAAAGTGAAAAGAAATTAAACAGGCTTGCTCAAGAACTTGTACAGTTAATCAAGACTGCAAACGCCCCCATATTTGGTATTGATAAAGATGGTAAAATCACAGAATGGAATGATTTCGCCCAGAATATTACAGGTTATGCCAAAAAAGAGGTTTTAGGAAAGAACCTCTTTGAGAAGTTCGTAATGGTCAATGAACAAGAAAAAGTAAGAGATTTCATTTCGTTCATCATCGAGGATGGCATTACAAGTAATTGTGAATTATCTCTAAAGACCAAATCAGGTGAAATAGTTATTTTTCTTTTCAGTGGTAATACAAGGATAGATTTCGAAACTGGAGATGTGGGGATAATCTGTGTTGGACAGGACATTACCGAATTAATTGAATATCGAAATCATCTTGAATATCGGGTTGAAGAACGCACCAGGGATTTGAAAGCGGCACTTGAGAAGGAAAAAGAATTGGTTCTCATGCAAACCAAATTTGTTTCTATGGCTTCTCATGAATTTAGGACACCATTGTCAAGTATCAAGTTTGCAGCTGATTATATCAAGAATTATTACCTTAAAATAGATTGGGAGAAAGTTAATGTGAAGTTGGAAAACATTATAGAGCAAGCTGATCATATGACGCATCTCCTGGATGATATTCTGGAAATTGGTAAGGATAAGGCAGGTAAGATTAAAGTTGAAAAAAGTGTATTCAATTTAAAAGAACATTGTGAAAAGCTCATTATTGAAGTTCAAAATCAAAGTAAAAATTCTCATGTTGTTGATTTTAAATTCTCATCAACAAAAGAAGAGGTATATTTAGATAATAAGCTTATTCGAAACATAATAAACAATTTACTCAACAATGCAATCAAATTTAGCCCTGAACGAGATGTAGTCAAATTGGACGTTTCGATAAATAATGACTTAATTATAATTATAGTTGAAGACAAAGGGATTGGTATCCCTGAAAATGAATTAGGT